One region of Microbacterium sufflavum genomic DNA includes:
- a CDS encoding MraY family glycosyltransferase, which produces MKQYLFTIIVTAAITFVLTWAVWRLSLRFKLYPGIRERDVHTTPTPRLGGVAIFLGIVAAFAVSAANPFFQSIWTPPQTMWAILAASLLIAVIGVVDDLWDLDWMIKLGAQFLAAGIITVGGGLQILSLPFGDLIVVSSWLSITITMFAIVIVMNAVNFIDGLDGLVAGVCLISNGVFFAYSYIFTRDSGASSYFNLSTFLAAVLIGACLGFLPLNWSPAKLFMGDSGALVLGLLMATSAIAITGQMDPSALEPDRLGRSQLVGAFLPILLPLLVVLLPLLDFGLAVLRRMSAGRSPFSPDRKHLHHRMLDLGHRDRDAVLIFYAWTAVISLAVLLMYVGAREDWPGQYLPGVGFGVVGIAACLVITLSPTRRRKAPAAAEPDPTPVEPR; this is translated from the coding sequence GTGAAGCAGTACCTCTTCACGATCATCGTCACCGCCGCCATCACCTTCGTGCTGACGTGGGCGGTGTGGCGGCTGAGCCTCCGCTTCAAGCTGTACCCGGGCATCCGCGAGCGCGACGTGCACACCACGCCCACCCCGCGGCTGGGCGGCGTGGCCATCTTCCTCGGCATCGTCGCGGCGTTCGCGGTGTCGGCCGCCAACCCGTTCTTCCAGAGCATCTGGACGCCTCCGCAGACCATGTGGGCGATCCTCGCGGCCTCGCTGCTGATCGCGGTGATCGGCGTCGTCGACGACCTGTGGGACCTCGACTGGATGATCAAGCTCGGTGCGCAGTTCCTGGCCGCAGGCATCATCACCGTGGGCGGGGGACTGCAGATCCTGTCGCTGCCCTTCGGCGACCTGATCGTCGTGTCGAGCTGGCTGAGCATCACCATCACGATGTTCGCGATCGTGATCGTGATGAACGCGGTCAACTTCATCGACGGGCTGGACGGCCTGGTCGCGGGCGTGTGCCTGATCTCGAACGGCGTGTTCTTCGCGTACTCCTACATCTTCACGCGCGACTCCGGCGCCTCCAGCTACTTCAACCTCTCCACGTTCCTCGCGGCGGTGCTGATCGGGGCGTGCCTGGGCTTCCTCCCGCTGAACTGGAGCCCGGCGAAGCTCTTCATGGGCGACTCCGGTGCGCTGGTGCTCGGCCTGCTCATGGCGACGTCCGCGATCGCGATCACCGGGCAGATGGATCCGTCGGCGCTGGAGCCGGATCGCCTCGGCCGGTCGCAGCTCGTCGGCGCGTTCCTGCCGATCCTGCTGCCGCTGCTGGTCGTGCTGCTGCCGCTGCTCGACTTCGGGCTCGCGGTGCTGCGGCGGATGAGCGCGGGTCGGTCGCCGTTCTCGCCCGACCGCAAGCACCTGCACCACCGGATGCTCGACCTCGGCCACCGCGACCGCGACGCCGTCCTCATCTTCTACGCGTGGACGGCTGTGATCTCCCTCGCCGTCCTCCTCATGTACGTCGGTGCGCGAGAGGACTGGCCCGGCCAGTACCTTCCCGGTGTCGGCTTCGGCGTGGTCGGCATCGCCGCCTGCCTCGTCATCACCCTGAGTCCCACCCGCCGCCGCAAGGCGCCGGCGGCCGCTGAACCCGACCCGACCCCCGTGGAGCCCCGATGA
- a CDS encoding F0F1 ATP synthase subunit B codes for MLNALVTNLAAAEGESPNPLLPAGYDIIWSGLWFLIILVVVWKVALPRLTKMLDERSAAIEGNIAKADEAQKQAEAALEEYTRQLAEARTEAGEIREAAREDGKKIIAEAKETAASEAARLTATAHSQIEAERQTALVSLRSEVGSLALDLAGGVVGETLSDDARAAAVVDRFLADLEASEKAAQ; via the coding sequence ATGCTGAACGCTCTTGTCACGAACCTCGCGGCAGCGGAGGGGGAGTCCCCCAATCCGCTGCTCCCCGCGGGGTACGACATCATCTGGTCGGGCCTCTGGTTCCTCATCATCCTCGTCGTCGTGTGGAAGGTCGCCCTTCCCCGTCTGACGAAGATGCTCGACGAGCGGTCCGCCGCCATCGAGGGCAACATCGCCAAGGCCGATGAGGCGCAGAAGCAGGCGGAGGCCGCCCTCGAGGAGTACACCCGCCAGCTCGCCGAGGCGCGCACCGAGGCCGGGGAGATCCGCGAGGCCGCCCGTGAGGACGGCAAGAAGATCATCGCCGAGGCGAAGGAGACCGCAGCCAGCGAGGCTGCGCGTCTGACCGCCACCGCGCACTCGCAGATCGAGGCGGAGCGCCAGACGGCTCTCGTTTCCCTGCGCAGCGAGGTCGGCTCGCTCGCACTCGACCTCGCCGGTGGCGTGGTCGGCGAGACGCTGTCCGACGACGCTCGCGCGGCCGCCGTGGTCGACCGCTTCCTCGCCGATCTCGAAGCATCCGAGAAGGCGGCTCAGTAA
- the atpD gene encoding F0F1 ATP synthase subunit beta translates to MTTTATADQPATAVVGRVARVNGPVVDIEFPHDSIPDIYNALKTTIVIGEESTEITLEVAQHLGDDLVRAIALKPTDGIVRGQEVRDTGEAISVPVGDITKGKVFNVIGEVLNGEPGETIEVTERWPIHRKAPNFDQLESKTTMFETGIKSIDLLTPYVQGGKIGLFGGAGVGKTVLIQEMIQRVAQDHGGVSVFAGVGERTREGNDLIHEMEEAGVFDKTALVFGQMDEPPGTRLRVALSALTMAEYFRDVQKQDVLLFIDNIFRFTQAGSEVSTLLGRMPSAVGYQPNLADEMGLLQERITSTRGHSITSLQAIYVPADDYTDPAPATTFAHLDATTELSREIASKGLYPAIDPLTSTSRIMDPRYLGEDHYRVATTVKQILQKNKELQEIIAILGVDELSEEDKIVVSRARRIQQFLSQNTYMAKKFTGVEGSTVPLKETIESFDAITRGDFDHVAEQAFFNVGGISDVEERWAQIQKENA, encoded by the coding sequence ATGACCACCACCGCCACGGCTGACCAGCCGGCGACCGCGGTCGTCGGGCGCGTCGCGCGCGTCAACGGTCCGGTTGTCGACATCGAGTTCCCGCACGACTCGATCCCCGACATCTACAACGCGCTGAAGACCACCATCGTGATCGGCGAGGAGTCGACCGAGATCACGCTCGAGGTCGCACAGCACCTCGGCGACGACCTGGTGCGCGCCATCGCCCTCAAGCCGACCGACGGCATCGTCCGCGGTCAGGAGGTGCGTGACACCGGTGAGGCCATCTCGGTCCCCGTCGGTGACATCACCAAGGGCAAGGTCTTCAACGTGATCGGCGAGGTCCTCAACGGCGAGCCCGGTGAGACCATCGAGGTCACGGAGCGCTGGCCCATCCACCGCAAGGCCCCGAACTTCGACCAGCTCGAGTCGAAGACCACGATGTTCGAGACGGGCATCAAGTCGATCGACCTCCTCACCCCGTACGTGCAGGGCGGAAAGATCGGTCTGTTCGGTGGCGCCGGCGTCGGCAAGACCGTCCTCATCCAGGAGATGATCCAGCGCGTCGCGCAGGACCACGGTGGTGTGTCGGTGTTCGCCGGTGTCGGTGAGCGCACCCGTGAGGGCAACGACCTCATCCACGAGATGGAGGAGGCGGGCGTCTTCGACAAGACCGCGCTCGTGTTCGGCCAGATGGACGAGCCGCCGGGGACGCGTCTGCGCGTCGCGCTCTCGGCTCTGACGATGGCGGAGTACTTCCGTGACGTGCAGAAGCAGGACGTGCTGCTCTTCATCGACAACATCTTCCGCTTCACGCAGGCCGGTTCCGAGGTCTCCACGCTGCTGGGCCGCATGCCCTCCGCCGTGGGGTACCAGCCGAACCTCGCCGACGAGATGGGCCTCCTGCAGGAGCGCATCACCTCGACGCGTGGTCACTCGATCACCTCGCTGCAGGCGATCTACGTGCCGGCCGACGACTACACCGACCCGGCTCCGGCCACGACCTTCGCGCACCTCGACGCGACGACCGAGCTCTCCCGTGAGATCGCGTCGAAGGGTCTGTACCCGGCCATCGACCCGCTGACCTCGACGTCGCGCATCATGGACCCCCGCTACCTGGGCGAGGACCACTACCGCGTGGCGACCACGGTCAAGCAGATCCTCCAGAAGAACAAGGAGCTGCAGGAGATCATCGCGATCCTCGGTGTCGACGAGCTCTCCGAGGAAGACAAGATCGTCGTGTCGCGCGCACGTCGCATCCAGCAGTTCCTCTCGCAGAACACCTACATGGCGAAGAAGTTCACGGGTGTCGAGGGTTCGACGGTTCCGCTCAAGGAGACCATCGAGTCGTTCGACGCGATCACCCGCGGTGACTTCGACCACGTCGCCGAGCAGGCCTTCTTCAACGTCGGTGGCATCTCCGACGTGGAGGAGCGCTGGGCGCAGATCCAGAAGGAGAACGCCTGA
- the atpB gene encoding F0F1 ATP synthase subunit A translates to MTPRLASSDGEFHGPSIDEFFPPILFQVGPLPVTRIQLIQLLSVIAVVLILWLGTRRMKVVPGRFQSLVEMGLGFVRGGIAHDLLGRKDGDRFLPILTTIFFMVLFMNVTGIIPGLNMPGTAIIAVPLTLAVVSYVTFIYAGIKKSPKNFFKNALFPSGVPWPVYFIVTPIELISTFIIRPVTLTLRLLMNLVVGHMILVLCFAATQFFFFTAGGGWAVLGIGTLAFGGAFTLFEILVAVLQAYVFTVLTAVYIQLAVAEEH, encoded by the coding sequence CTGACCCCCCGACTCGCGTCTTCCGATGGCGAGTTCCACGGCCCTTCGATCGACGAGTTCTTCCCGCCGATCCTCTTCCAGGTCGGGCCTCTGCCGGTGACCCGCATCCAGTTGATCCAGCTCCTCTCGGTGATCGCCGTGGTCCTGATCCTCTGGCTGGGCACGCGCCGTATGAAGGTCGTGCCTGGGCGGTTCCAGAGCCTGGTCGAGATGGGCCTCGGCTTCGTCCGCGGCGGCATCGCGCACGACCTGCTCGGCCGCAAGGACGGCGACCGGTTCCTGCCGATCCTCACCACGATCTTCTTCATGGTGCTGTTCATGAACGTCACGGGCATCATCCCGGGGTTGAACATGCCGGGCACCGCGATCATCGCTGTCCCGCTCACCCTCGCCGTGGTCAGCTACGTCACCTTCATCTACGCCGGCATCAAGAAGAGCCCGAAGAACTTCTTCAAGAACGCGCTCTTCCCGTCGGGTGTCCCGTGGCCGGTCTACTTCATCGTCACGCCGATCGAGCTCATCTCGACGTTCATCATCCGCCCGGTGACCCTCACCCTGCGACTGCTGATGAACCTGGTCGTCGGCCACATGATCCTGGTGCTGTGCTTCGCGGCCACCCAGTTCTTCTTCTTCACCGCGGGTGGCGGCTGGGCCGTCCTCGGTATCGGAACCCTCGCCTTCGGCGGCGCCTTCACTCTCTTCGAGATCCTGGTGGCCGTCCTGCAGGCCTACGTCTTCACCGTCCTCACCGCGGTCTACATCCAGCTCGCGGTCGCAGAAGAGCACTGA
- a CDS encoding YaaA family protein → MKILLPPSETKRPGGTGAPLDLGVLPLPSLAEHRAAVLDALVELAADEEAARRVLKLSERQLDDIAHNRALRSAPTMPAIDRYTGVLFDALDAASLSPASRRWADAHVWIQSAPFGPVGALDPIPTYRLAAGTSLPGVPPLRRHWAEATTSAIADEAPSFVLDLRSEAYVGLGPVPASVPSAYVRVVTEQGRALNHFNKKSKGLLVRALTEDRPRIGSRRALLRWAEGRGIVLRETDHPGELKLVVAE, encoded by the coding sequence ATGAAGATCCTGCTTCCGCCGTCCGAGACCAAGCGTCCCGGAGGCACGGGCGCGCCGCTCGACCTCGGTGTCCTGCCGCTGCCGTCTCTCGCTGAGCATCGCGCGGCCGTGCTCGACGCCCTGGTCGAGCTCGCGGCCGACGAGGAGGCCGCCCGCCGTGTTCTCAAACTGAGCGAGCGGCAGCTCGACGACATCGCGCACAACCGCGCTCTCCGCAGCGCGCCGACCATGCCGGCGATCGACCGCTACACCGGCGTGCTGTTCGACGCCCTCGACGCGGCCTCGCTCTCCCCGGCGTCACGGCGGTGGGCGGACGCCCACGTGTGGATCCAGAGCGCGCCGTTCGGTCCGGTCGGCGCGCTCGACCCGATCCCGACCTACCGCCTCGCCGCGGGAACGTCGCTTCCCGGGGTGCCGCCGCTCCGGCGTCACTGGGCGGAAGCCACGACCTCGGCGATCGCGGACGAGGCGCCGTCGTTCGTCCTCGACCTGCGCAGCGAGGCGTACGTGGGTCTCGGACCCGTGCCCGCATCGGTGCCCTCGGCGTATGTGCGCGTGGTCACCGAGCAGGGCAGAGCGCTGAACCACTTCAACAAGAAGTCGAAGGGCCTCCTGGTGCGTGCACTCACGGAGGACCGACCGCGCATCGGCTCCCGCCGGGCACTGCTGCGGTGGGCGGAGGGGCGAGGCATCGTGCTGCGCGAGACCGACCATCCCGGCGAGCTGAAACTCGTCGTCGCGGAGTGA
- a CDS encoding F0F1 ATP synthase subunit epsilon, with the protein MALNVSLVSADAEVWTGEASLVVAKTVEGEIGFMSGHEPVLAILAEGQVRITQTDGAKVLANAQDGFLSMEGDVLTIVAGNAALIA; encoded by the coding sequence ATGGCGCTCAACGTCAGCCTCGTCTCCGCCGACGCGGAGGTCTGGACGGGTGAGGCGAGCCTCGTGGTCGCCAAGACCGTCGAGGGCGAGATCGGCTTCATGTCCGGTCACGAGCCGGTGCTGGCCATCCTCGCCGAGGGCCAGGTCCGGATCACCCAGACCGACGGCGCCAAGGTGCTCGCCAACGCGCAGGACGGCTTCCTCTCCATGGAGGGCGACGTTCTGACCATCGTGGCGGGCAACGCGGCTCTCATCGCCTGA
- the atpE gene encoding ATP synthase F0 subunit C gives MDATTVLAEINGHLAAVGYGLAAIGPAIGVGIVVGKTIEGVARQPELAGRLQVLMWIGIAFTEALAFVGIAVGFIPFP, from the coding sequence GTGGACGCAACTACGGTTCTCGCTGAAATCAACGGCCACCTCGCGGCGGTCGGCTACGGCCTCGCAGCCATCGGTCCGGCCATCGGTGTGGGCATCGTCGTCGGTAAGACCATCGAGGGCGTCGCCCGTCAGCCCGAGCTGGCCGGTCGCCTGCAGGTCCTCATGTGGATCGGTATCGCCTTCACCGAGGCGCTTGCGTTCGTCGGCATCGCCGTCGGATTCATCCCCTTCCCGTAA
- a CDS encoding L-threonylcarbamoyladenylate synthase, with amino-acid sequence MSPIFDCRDEAQLLAGMRNARQAIGRGDLIVIPTDTVYGVAADAFSPTAVQRLLDAKGRGRDQPPPVLIGSKETLTALAESVPEPVQRLVDAFWPGGLTIVLPAQPSLVWDLGETQGTVAVRMPEGRVVLELLAETGPLAVSSANLTGRDAAISALDAEKMLGDSVAVYLADGMSANGIASTIVDATSLVRRGADDGEGVVRILRHGVVTREQLHEVLGELLEPEQQQEQDGDS; translated from the coding sequence CTCGCCGGAATGCGCAACGCGCGCCAGGCGATCGGCCGCGGCGACCTCATCGTCATCCCCACCGACACCGTGTACGGCGTCGCCGCCGACGCGTTCTCGCCGACGGCGGTGCAGCGTCTGCTCGACGCGAAGGGTCGAGGGCGCGATCAGCCGCCGCCCGTGCTGATCGGCAGCAAGGAGACCCTGACGGCCCTGGCCGAGTCGGTTCCGGAGCCGGTGCAGCGCCTCGTCGACGCGTTCTGGCCCGGCGGGCTGACCATCGTGCTCCCCGCGCAGCCGTCGCTGGTGTGGGACCTGGGGGAGACCCAGGGGACCGTCGCCGTGCGCATGCCGGAGGGCCGGGTGGTCCTGGAGCTGCTGGCCGAGACCGGGCCGCTCGCCGTGTCCAGTGCGAACCTCACGGGACGGGACGCGGCGATCTCCGCGCTCGACGCCGAGAAGATGCTCGGCGACAGCGTGGCGGTGTACCTCGCCGACGGCATGAGCGCGAACGGCATCGCCTCGACCATCGTCGACGCGACCTCGCTCGTGCGTCGCGGCGCCGACGACGGCGAGGGGGTCGTGCGGATCCTGCGGCACGGCGTCGTCACGCGCGAGCAGCTGCACGAGGTCCTGGGCGAGCTGCTCGAGCCGGAGCAGCAGCAGGAGCAGGACGGGGATTCGTGA
- a CDS encoding DUF5684 domain-containing protein: MDDYYDYGISGGALVALTLLYTILPLIVYAIYAWFYMKVFEKAGVQGKWRAWVPVYNSMIFYKLGDLSPWLVLYLIGAGVVGAIIPVLGWFLILPLVGIAGRVLDLIAAWRVGLKLQKDAVWVILYFFLPPVWLGINAFDKSRWNPNIQPASWAGNGFLGDRTVWDGIPVQPSATAAPQGYGAPQGYGQQPQGYPQQPQGYAPPQPGFTAPPAPGYAPPAAPSAAPSTSAPVPPTTPPAPPAAPPTTPPAPPAAPPAAPPAPPTTPNDPTQPPA; this comes from the coding sequence TTGGACGACTACTACGATTACGGCATCTCAGGCGGCGCACTCGTCGCGCTGACGCTGCTGTACACGATCCTGCCGCTCATCGTGTACGCGATCTACGCCTGGTTCTACATGAAGGTCTTCGAGAAGGCCGGTGTCCAGGGCAAGTGGCGCGCCTGGGTCCCGGTCTACAACTCGATGATCTTCTACAAGCTCGGCGACCTCAGCCCGTGGCTCGTGCTGTACCTCATCGGCGCCGGCGTGGTCGGGGCGATCATCCCGGTCCTGGGCTGGTTCCTCATCCTCCCGCTCGTCGGCATCGCCGGCCGTGTCCTCGACCTCATCGCCGCGTGGCGGGTCGGACTGAAGCTGCAGAAGGATGCGGTCTGGGTCATCCTGTACTTCTTCCTCCCGCCGGTGTGGCTGGGTATCAACGCCTTCGACAAGTCGCGGTGGAACCCCAACATCCAGCCCGCCTCGTGGGCCGGGAACGGCTTCCTCGGCGATCGCACGGTGTGGGACGGCATCCCGGTCCAGCCCTCCGCGACCGCGGCGCCGCAGGGGTACGGTGCCCCGCAGGGCTACGGTCAGCAGCCCCAGGGCTACCCGCAGCAGCCCCAGGGCTATGCGCCGCCGCAGCCCGGGTTCACGGCTCCGCCGGCTCCCGGCTACGCCCCGCCGGCCGCGCCCTCCGCCGCTCCCTCGACGAGCGCGCCTGTGCCGCCGACCACGCCGCCCGCTCCGCCCGCGGCTCCGCCGACCACGCCGCCGGCTCCGCCCGCGGCCCCGCCGGCCGCACCGCCGGCTCCTCCCACTACCCCGAACGATCCCACGCAGCCCCCTGCGTGA
- a CDS encoding F0F1 ATP synthase subunit delta, which yields MGSATAQALAASTQALAAAKDVTLDTARELFVAARTVGDSSQLSGALADPSASVESRQNVVSAVFGGLSAASQSVLSAAVAQRWSNADELVDGIEELAIRSAAIAEPGVDIEGELFAFARLVAANPELELALGSRLGGEDAKGELVERLLAGSSAGAATTLIVSSLVRRPRERRVRQLLSRAIRFVSAQRGLVVATVYTATPLSDAQRTRLSDALSRRYDGEVSLNVVIDPAVVGGLRVQIADDVIDGSISARLADLRQKLAG from the coding sequence ATGGGCAGCGCGACCGCTCAGGCACTCGCGGCATCCACTCAGGCGCTTGCCGCAGCGAAGGACGTCACCCTCGACACCGCGCGGGAGCTGTTCGTCGCCGCGCGCACCGTGGGCGATTCGTCTCAGCTGAGCGGCGCGCTGGCCGACCCGTCGGCGTCCGTGGAGTCGCGGCAGAACGTCGTCTCCGCGGTGTTCGGCGGGCTCTCGGCCGCGTCTCAGAGCGTTCTGAGCGCAGCCGTGGCGCAACGCTGGTCGAACGCCGACGAGCTCGTCGACGGCATCGAGGAGCTCGCGATCCGGTCCGCCGCGATCGCCGAGCCCGGTGTCGACATCGAGGGTGAGCTCTTCGCCTTCGCCCGGCTCGTCGCCGCGAACCCGGAGCTCGAACTCGCTCTGGGCAGCCGCCTCGGGGGAGAGGACGCGAAGGGGGAGCTCGTCGAGCGCCTCCTCGCCGGATCCTCCGCCGGTGCGGCCACCACGCTGATCGTCTCGTCCCTCGTGCGTCGTCCGCGCGAGCGGCGTGTCCGCCAGCTCCTGAGCAGGGCCATCCGCTTCGTGTCCGCCCAGCGCGGTCTCGTCGTGGCCACGGTGTACACCGCGACCCCGCTCAGCGATGCGCAGCGCACCCGTCTGAGCGACGCCCTCTCGCGTCGCTACGACGGCGAGGTCTCGCTCAACGTCGTCATCGATCCCGCCGTCGTCGGGGGTCTGCGCGTGCAGATCGCCGATGACGTCATCGACGGCAGCATCTCCGCACGACTCGCCGACCTTCGCCAGAAGCTCGCGGGCTAA
- the atpA gene encoding F0F1 ATP synthase subunit alpha, producing MAELSISPDVIRDALKDFAAAYEPTGAAATEVGTVIDAADGIAHVEGLPGVMANELVTFADGTKGLALNLDEHEIGVVVLGDFTGIEAGQEVTRTGEVLSVPVGDGYLGRVVDPLGNPIDGLGAIATEGVRELELQAPGVMQRKSVHEPMQTGIKAIDAMIPVGRGQRQLIIGDRQTGKTAIALDTIINQKANWESGDVTKQVRCIYVAIGQKGSTIASVKGALEEAGALEYTTIVAAPASDPAGFKYLAPYTGSAIGQHWMYGGKHVLIIFDDLSKQAEAYRAVSLLLRRPPGREAYPGDVFYLHSRLLERCAKLSDELGAGSMTGLPIIETKANDVSAYIPTNVISITDGQIFLQSDLFNANQRPAVDVGISVSRVGGDAQVKSIKKVSGTLKLELSQYRSLEAFAMFASDLDQASRRQLERGARLTELLKQPQYSPYPVEEQVVSIWAGTNGKLDKIEVEDVLRFERELLDYLRRNTKVLDTLRETNVLDDDTVAELDKQTDNFLLEFQGGKGHAIGAPGHEEHAAAEADDVNQEKIVKGRRA from the coding sequence ATGGCAGAACTATCGATCAGCCCCGACGTCATCCGTGACGCGCTGAAGGACTTCGCCGCCGCATACGAGCCCACCGGCGCCGCTGCGACCGAGGTCGGCACCGTCATCGACGCCGCCGACGGCATCGCGCACGTCGAGGGTCTGCCCGGCGTGATGGCGAACGAGCTCGTCACGTTCGCGGACGGCACCAAGGGCCTGGCCCTGAACCTCGACGAGCACGAGATCGGCGTGGTCGTCCTCGGCGACTTCACCGGCATCGAGGCCGGCCAGGAGGTCACCCGCACGGGTGAGGTCCTCTCGGTCCCGGTCGGCGACGGCTACCTCGGCCGCGTGGTCGACCCGCTCGGCAACCCGATCGACGGTCTCGGCGCGATCGCGACGGAGGGCGTCCGCGAGCTCGAGCTCCAGGCCCCCGGCGTCATGCAGCGCAAGTCGGTGCACGAGCCGATGCAGACGGGCATCAAGGCGATCGACGCCATGATCCCGGTCGGCCGTGGTCAGCGTCAGCTCATCATCGGCGACCGCCAGACCGGCAAGACGGCGATCGCGCTCGACACGATCATCAACCAGAAGGCCAACTGGGAGTCCGGCGACGTCACCAAGCAGGTGCGCTGCATCTACGTCGCGATCGGCCAGAAGGGCTCGACGATCGCCTCGGTGAAGGGCGCGCTCGAGGAGGCCGGCGCCCTGGAGTACACCACGATCGTGGCCGCTCCCGCGTCCGACCCCGCCGGCTTCAAGTACCTGGCTCCGTACACCGGCTCGGCCATCGGCCAGCACTGGATGTACGGCGGCAAGCACGTCCTGATCATCTTCGACGACCTGTCGAAGCAGGCCGAGGCCTACCGCGCCGTGTCGCTGCTGCTCCGCCGTCCGCCGGGCCGCGAGGCGTACCCCGGCGACGTGTTCTACCTGCACTCGCGCCTGCTCGAGCGGTGCGCGAAGCTGTCCGACGAGCTGGGCGCCGGTTCGATGACGGGTCTTCCGATCATCGAGACGAAGGCCAACGACGTCTCGGCGTACATCCCGACCAACGTGATCTCGATCACCGACGGCCAGATCTTCCTCCAGTCCGACCTCTTCAACGCCAACCAGCGTCCGGCGGTCGACGTGGGTATCTCGGTCTCGCGAGTCGGTGGTGACGCCCAGGTCAAGTCGATCAAGAAGGTCTCCGGAACGCTGAAGCTGGAGCTGTCGCAGTACCGCTCCCTCGAGGCGTTCGCGATGTTCGCGTCCGACCTCGACCAGGCGTCGCGTCGTCAGCTCGAGCGCGGTGCCCGTCTGACCGAGCTGCTCAAGCAGCCGCAGTACTCGCCGTACCCCGTGGAGGAGCAGGTCGTCTCGATCTGGGCCGGCACGAACGGCAAGCTCGACAAGATCGAGGTCGAAGACGTGCTGCGCTTCGAGCGCGAGCTGCTCGACTACCTGCGCCGCAACACCAAGGTGCTCGACACGCTGCGCGAGACGAACGTGCTGGACGACGACACGGTCGCCGAGCTCGACAAGCAGACCGACAACTTCCTCCTGGAGTTCCAGGGCGGCAAGGGCCACGCCATCGGCGCCCCCGGCCACGAGGAGCACGCTGCGGCCGAGGCCGACGACGTCAACCAGGAGAAGATCGTCAAGGGTCGTCGCGCGTAA
- a CDS encoding F0F1 ATP synthase subunit gamma: MGAQLRVYKQKISSAQTTKKITKAMELIAASRIQKAMARVKASTPFARAVTRAVSAVATHSNVDHPLTREPETIRRSAVVIFSSDRGLAGAFNSQILREGLEVAELLREQGKEPVFYLIGRKAVGYFQFRRIEAAAEWTGDTDTPSFHTAEEISQTLLEAFNRGGEDGGVDEITLVYNRFVSMMTQSPESVRLLPLEIAEADDSEAGSTVYPLYEFEPDAETVLDAILPVYIQSRVFNALLQSSAAKQAATQKAMKSASDNADKLITDYTRLRNNARQAEITQQIAEIVGGADALSSSK, from the coding sequence ATGGGCGCTCAACTCAGGGTCTACAAGCAGAAGATCTCTTCTGCTCAGACGACCAAGAAGATCACGAAGGCGATGGAACTCATCGCGGCTTCGCGCATCCAGAAGGCGATGGCACGCGTCAAGGCGTCCACCCCCTTCGCGCGAGCCGTGACGAGGGCCGTGTCCGCCGTCGCGACGCACTCGAACGTCGACCACCCGCTCACGCGTGAGCCCGAGACGATCCGCCGCTCCGCGGTCGTGATCTTCTCGTCCGATCGCGGTCTCGCCGGTGCCTTCAACTCGCAGATCCTCCGTGAGGGTCTCGAGGTGGCGGAGCTGCTGCGCGAGCAGGGCAAGGAGCCGGTGTTCTACCTCATCGGACGCAAGGCGGTGGGCTACTTCCAGTTCCGTCGCATCGAGGCGGCCGCGGAGTGGACCGGCGACACCGACACCCCGTCCTTCCACACCGCGGAGGAGATCTCGCAGACGCTTCTCGAGGCCTTCAACCGCGGTGGCGAGGACGGCGGCGTCGACGAGATCACTCTCGTCTACAACCGCTTCGTCAGCATGATGACGCAGTCGCCGGAGTCCGTGCGCCTGCTGCCGCTGGAGATCGCGGAGGCCGACGACTCGGAGGCGGGCAGCACGGTCTACCCGCTGTACGAGTTCGAGCCGGATGCCGAGACGGTGCTCGACGCGATCCTGCCGGTGTACATCCAGAGCCGCGTCTTCAACGCCCTCCTGCAGTCGTCCGCCGCCAAGCAGGCGGCCACGCAGAAGGCGATGAAGTCGGCCAGCGACAACGCCGACAAGCTCATCACCGACTACACCCGTCTGCGCAACAACGCGCGTCAGGCGGAGATCACGCAGCAGATCGCGGAGATCGTCGGCGGCGCCGACGCCCTCTCGTCGAGCAAATAG